In Tistrella mobilis, one DNA window encodes the following:
- a CDS encoding Crp/Fnr family transcriptional regulator: MGYYLELSRQDIEHLTDLQRQEQTWRVRDVVREMGAPTEMFYVVKTGWCFSYTIMADGRRQVLQIHHPGDVIGIPDIAYEHAVTGLQAATDLCLCPFPKSRLDTIFTDSPRLTALIMTLGMIDHVVLLDRIRTIGRMNADERVAHFLLEILSRLRITNPDVGDRFELPLSQELVGDTLGLTNVYVSRTLSLMERAGLIERIDRSIRIADEQGLRDMADFQDRYYRIDTSWFPGGALEKLSAGA, from the coding sequence ATGGGGTATTACCTGGAACTGTCCCGACAGGACATAGAACATCTCACCGATCTGCAGCGACAGGAACAGACATGGCGGGTCCGGGATGTGGTGCGCGAAATGGGCGCGCCCACGGAAATGTTCTATGTCGTCAAGACCGGCTGGTGTTTTTCCTACACCATCATGGCCGATGGCCGCCGGCAGGTGCTTCAGATCCATCATCCGGGCGATGTGATCGGCATTCCCGACATCGCCTATGAACACGCGGTCACCGGCCTGCAGGCCGCGACCGACCTCTGTCTCTGCCCCTTTCCCAAAAGCCGGCTGGACACGATCTTCACCGACAGCCCGCGGTTGACGGCGCTGATCATGACGCTCGGCATGATCGATCATGTGGTTCTGCTCGACCGGATCCGCACCATCGGCCGGATGAATGCCGACGAGCGCGTGGCGCATTTCCTGCTCGAAATCCTCAGCCGGCTGCGCATCACCAACCCCGATGTCGGCGACCGCTTCGAACTGCCGCTCAGTCAGGAACTGGTCGGCGACACGCTGGGGCTGACCAATGTCTATGTCAGCCGCACCCTGTCGCTGATGGAACGCGCCGGGCTGATCGAACGCATCGACCGGTCGATCCGCATTGCCGACGAGCAGGGCCTGCGCGACATGGCGGATTTTCAGGACCGCTATTACCGCATCGACACCTCGTGGTTCCCGGGCGGGGCGCTGGAAAAACTGTCGGCCGGCGCCTGA